Below is a genomic region from Scytonema millei VB511283.
AACATTGCTGCGCGTTCTCAGCCAATCAAATTCCGGTTTGAATGGCACAGAAAAGCAGTGGGTAGAACGAGGCAACACGTTGATAATTTTGGGCGTACGCCAGCCAGTAACACCAGCTGACTTTAGCACCAAGCAACAAAACGATGAGTTAATTAATATCAAAATTGATACGCAGCGCAGAGCAAGGATAAACCAGCAACAGCGATCGCTATTGGGCGATCGCTATGGGGCAGTTGTATGGCAAGAAAAGATTGGTGAAGGACAAGTTATATTCTGTGTCACCCCTTCTTTGGCAGCAAATGCCTACCAAGATTATCCCAATAACTATAAATACTTAGCTCAACTCGTAACTCAAGCCAATCGAACGATCTGGGTAGACGAATACATTCACGGCTACCGAGATAAAGAGGTAAGAGAACGAGCGGGTGAAAGAGATTTCCTATCTTATTTAGCACAAAGACCCTTAGCTGCTGCCCTATTTCAAGCCGCGATCGCGCTATTTGTGTTGATTCTGGCTAGCAATCGTCGTTTCGGGCAACCAGTCACTCTCACGACAGCGATCGCAGATAATAGCACTGCTTATATTGAAGCTTTAGCAGGAGTGCTGCAAAAAGCCCAAGCCAGCGATTTTGTCATAGATACAGTTGGTAACGCCGAGCAAAAACAACTCCAGCAAGCCTTGGGACTCGGACAAATTCCCTTAGAACGGCAAGAACTGATTCAAGCATGGGTACAGCAAACGGGGCGATCGCCTACCGAACTCGAACAACTGCTGCGGCTGCACGGGCAAAAGCGCCGCCTCAGTGACAAAGACCTATTAAATTGGTTAAAACAATGGCGCACCATCCGCAGTTATGTTAAACCTGATTAGTTATCACGTTTCTTTCAGTAGGGGCGCACACCTGTGCGCCCCTACTCTAATCCCTACTTACCCCTTCTCATGCCCGAACTCCGCGCTGAATTAAATCGCCTCAGTGAAGCCCTCAACCAAGTTGTTGTCGGTCAAGCTCAATTAGTACAACAATTATTAGTGGCAATGCTGGCGGGGGGACACGTCATTTTAGAGGGCGTACCAGGTACGGGAAAAACTCTGCTGGTGAAAGTGATGGCGCAACTCATCCAAGCAGAATTTCGCCGCGTGCAGCTGACACCAGATGTCTTACCTGCCGATATCACAGGTACGAATATTCTCGACCTTAACAGTCGCAGTTTTACGCTGAAAAAGGGACCCGTATTTACTGAAGTTTTGTTAGCAGATGAAATAAACCGCACGCCACCCAAAACGCAAGCCGCTTTATTAGAAGCTATGGCAGAACAGCAAGTGACTTTGGATGGTGAAAGCTTGCCGCTACCAGAATTATTTTGGGCGATCGCCACGCAAAATCCTTTGGAATGTGAGGGAACTTATCCTTTACCAGAAGCCCAACTAGACAGATTTTTATTCAAATTAACGGTAGATTATCCCGATCGCCAGCATGAAAAGCAAATGCTGCTCAACAGCCAAAAGGGTTTTCAATCTCGACGACTAGACATTGCTCAAATCGAACCCGTTGCTAACGTACAGTTGGTTTTACAGGCGCGTCAGGAAGTCAAATCGGTACAAGTAGCAGAGCCAATTCTAGACTATCTGCTTGCCCTGGTACAGCGATCGCGCCAACATCCCGATTTAACTTTGGGTGCTTCCCCTCGTTGTGCCGTAGCTTGGCTGCAAACCAGTCAAGCCGCCGCATGGCTTGCCGGACGAGGTTACGTCACCCCTGATGATGTCAAAGCTGTAGCCCCACCTCTGCTGCGTCACCGTCTCATCCTCAAACCCGAAAGTTTACTCGATGGAATTCAAATTGAAACACTAATTACTAATTTATTAAATCAAGTTTCTGTTCCAAGATAATTTAGAATTCGGAATTCAGAATTCAAGCTATATCTAAGTACATAGTATAAAATTATGCAAATACTTAGGTACGAACATGGCTAATTATACTCCTATTACTGAAAGGACAAAGAAATTTGCAATTAGAGTGATTAAAGCTTGTAGTTTTTTAGACGACAAGCCAGGAGTATGTAGAACTTTATCTAGGCAGCTACTTAGGAGTGGTACTAGTGTTGGTGCAAATGTCCGTGAAGCACAATCCGCACAATCAGACAAAGATTTTTTAAGCAAGTTAGAAATCGCGCTCAAAGAAGCCCGTGAAACAGAATACTGGTTAGAAATTCTCATTGAATCTGGCATGGTTAAACTCAACAAATTTCAACCTTTACTAACAGAAGCATCAGAAATTGTCGGTATTCTTGTCGCATCCACCCGAAAACTAAAACAGAAATAATTCCGAATTCCGAATTTCGAATTCCGAATTCTCCCAAGAAGGATCGTTTTTGACAAAATTTGGGGAACCTTTATAGTATGTTCACCATCTCTTAACAAAACTATAGGTAGAGTAGGCAGTATACTGCTTGCGATCGCAACTGCATGAGTGTGAGGAATAACGAAGTTAGTATGACAGCAATGTATATAGGTACGACGATCGGTCAGACAGAGCAAACAGCCTTGATGCGTGGGGAAATTTTAGTTCAAACGCGCCCTCATTCAGCATGGGGCGGGGCTGTGACAGCGTGTATGTACCTACCGATGCAGCGATCGCAAGTTTGGCAGCAGCTCACCGATTATCCTCGTTGGGTACAATATTTCCCCGACGTGATCCAGAGCGAAGTTTTGCAGCGAGGTGAGGTGAAGCGCTTATACCAAGTTGCCCGCAAAGCCTTTCTCATTTTCACTGCCCAAGTTGAAATTTATTTAAACGTGTTTGAGGAAGTACAGCAGCGAATTCAGTTTCGCATGGAAAAAGGTACTTTCACCGACTTTACAGCAGATTTAAACCTGCAAGATTGTGGAATCGGCACTTTACTTACTTACGCCGTACAAGCTACGCCCAACGTTCCAATTCCATCGATTTTTATTCAACAAGCGATGCAATTTGAATTACCAGAAAATATGCGGAAAATGAGGCAAGCGATTTGTAAGAATCAATAGAGTTGTTTGTCAGCCATGTCATCAGAACAGGCAAAAAGAATTTTAGATTTTTGGTTTGGTTCTCCCGAACAGGCTAGTTATGGAAAACCAAGACAGATTTGGTTCATCAAAAAGCCTGAATTCGATCGAGAAGTGGAAGCCCGCTTCCTGAGCGATTACGAGCAAGCCGCAGCAGGGAATTTAGACAACTGGAAAAGTTCTCCCCTCAGCTGTCTGGCTTTAATCTTACTTCTCGATCAGTTTCCTCGCAATATGTTTCGCGGTAAGCCTCAAGCTTTCGCCACTGACTGGCAAGCCCTATCCACCGCCGAGTATGCCATAGCCCAAGGCTACGATCGCGAATTATTACCCGTACAACGCTGGTTTATTTACTGTCCTTTTGAACACAGCGAAAACCTAGAGGATCAAAATCGTTCTGTAGCCCTATTTCAGCAGTTGAGCGACGATCCTGATAGTGCTGATGCAATTACCTATGCCTTACGTCACCGCGAAGTCATTTTAAGATTTGGACGCTTTCCCCACCGCAACAAAATTTTAGAGCGAGTCTCTACCCCAGAAGAAGAAGAGTTTTTGCAACAGCCAGGTTCGTCTTTTTAAGTGGCTAGTGGCTAGTGGCTAGTCTTTGGTAATTAGTAGTTATTAGTTGATAGCTGATAACTGACAACTGATAACTGTTAACTGTTAACTGATTATTTTGTTGCCACAACTGCCAAATTCCAAGCAAATCTCTTCATCCCAGGAATTTTTTTCAGCAGCTTATCCCATTTCTCTAGGCGCCAATATGTTGGCGCTAATCGCTGATGTTCAATAATTATTTTTTTCCAATAACGCTCTTTATTAGGATCGACTTTTTCAATTAAATAAAATTGTAAGAATATCCAAAGCGTAGCGATCCAAAAAGTATCGTAATTAGTCCGAGAAAAATTCTGTTTAACAAAATCAATCGTGTTGATATCAAGCGGCATTTCATCTTCCGTGCGAACTTTAGTCGCAATTTGACGGTAGACGTTGATAATCGGATTGTGTTTTAACGGTTCCCAAAAACAAGCTTTCCCACCTGGTTTGAGGACGCGGTGCATTTCTAGTATGGCAGCGCGCGGATCGGGAAGGTGGTGTAGTAAATTGGCAGCGTAAACAAAATCAAAAGAATTATCGGGACAATCTAAAGCAGATGCATCCATCGTTCGTCCCTCGATTTTTACACCATTTTTAGCTGCTAAATCTAAGGCAACTTCTACCATGCCAGGAGAATAATCAGCTGCCGTACATAGCGCCCCTTTCATGGCAAAATAGACGCTGTTTTCTCCTGCACCACAACCTAAATCTAAGATTTTTTTTCCACGCACATCTCCCATTTGTCTGAGAATAAACCGATTTTCTGGAGCCGTGCAAGCTTCAAAATAGTCTGATACCCGAATTCCCTCAATATCAATTGCCGCAGCCCAGGCATCGTGAAACTGTTTTTCTCGTTCTAGTCTTTCATTTCGCATAATTAGGAAGTCGGGAGTCGGGAATCGGGAGTCGGTAGGGGCGTACTGCTGTGCGCCCGTACAAGGGGGTTGAGAGTTGGAAGTGGAGATACTTTCAAAGAGTCAATCTCTACAATACAACTTTTTATTAGATTGTTTCGATCGCTAGTTTGAACATTTAATAATAAGTAAGCTGGGTCTGGTCTTTGACTAGCCAACGATACTTGAAATTTACGAGATTTACTGGTTATGGATGGCAATGCGATCGCGCTAACGATCTTACCTTGGCGATCGCGCATTTCTAAGTTAAGGGTAGCACCTTTACAGGTATTTCCATACAAATTTACTTTACCCATGACTTGAGTAGGAGTAGATAAAGTTCCCACATACAAGAACGATACTGGCTGTTTTCCGACTCCCTCAACGGAATACATTAATAATCTATAGGTACGAGTAATATTTCTAACAATTTTATTATCTTGCCATAAATGACTCAAACTCATCCAATCCAGTTGTCCCCCAGGACGTTTCCCAATTCTCTCTTGCATGGTGGCAAGGGTTTGGATTGCTGTTTCTACAGAAGTAGGACGCAAACGCCGATGAATATTTACAATAGCACCATCGGCTAAGCGAAATTGTACGGGTAAAAGCTGAAAATCTTTCGCAATTGCCCAATTTTGCCGAAAAGCATCCGATACAACTGTGACAACATCGTGTTCTTTTAAAGGTAGCCATTCCCCTGCGGCTGGAACTTTGGTAAAGTCACTCTCAAAATTTGGTAATGGGTGAGGAATAACGACATACTCTGCTTGTAAAAGTCTTTCTACTGGATAAAAATCTTGAGAATCAACTTGAGGCGCACCCAACAATAGTAAGTTATCTCGATCTTTTTGTTTATATACTGTACGTTCGACTGCCCGCACCATGCCGCTATTTAACTGCAACCGTTGAAAACCAACAATATAAACAGGTTTTTTGTTAGTAGCAATTTGACGTAAATAAGCTCCTAATCGAATTACTTCATCGTAATCTGTACGGACTAAAGGAGGAATATTCAATGCCCACAGAGAACGCAGAGGATGCTGGAAATTGCCAATGGAAGTTAGTCCAATTGCTAAGTTACTTATGAGGTAACAAATAACTATACCTAAAACGATATGGCGGAATGTAGCTTTAAGTTTTAAGTAAGCAGTCCACACACCAGTAGCTAATCCTAATACCACAATTGGAGTTAGATGGAGGCAATAAAATACATTGGCATAGCGTAAAATAATCAACCATTCTACTGCCGAAACAATACCAAACAACCAGATAAAACTGAAGGCAGGTAGAAATAGAGTTCGAGTCAAAATTCCAGCTAAAAATCCGCTCGCGGCAAATATTAGCACTGCCCAACCAAAATAGGCAGCGTAAAGCCAGACAATTGTATTAACTGGAAAACTCCAAGAAGCGTACAATCCCCGATAATCTGTCGCGATCGCATTATACGTAAACTGCCAAGCGATCGCCGCCAGCGTGAGAAAACAAATAATCGCAATTAAACTAATTTTTACCGCTGTTCGCCGTAATTTTTGCCAAGCTAGTTGTGGTTTTACTTGTTTAGTAGTAGAGAAAGAAATTAATGCTTGTAGAGACATAGCTGCTAGAAAAGCGATCGCCCCGTAAGCAAAATGACGGCGTAAAAGAATTGCCGCTCCTAATAGTACGCCAATTGCTAGCACGCGCCGCCAGCGTTTGAGCCTCATGTCTTGCAAGTAAATCCAAGTCGCTAACCCAATTAATACAGCACCCCCTGTATCTGGAACACCAAGAAAAGTTGGCATCCAATTGACGGGAATTAATAAGCTTAAGAAAGCAGTTGACCAAAAAACGGCTGTAGGATTGGCGCAAATCAATTGCGTTCCCACACCTCCCATTACTAGACAAAAAGGGAGTAAATAAACTAGTGCTAAGCCAATTTGATAGACTAAGCGCGACTCGCCAAATAAGAGGAGAAACGGTACTAATGGCAGAGTATAAATTTTGTTCCGTTCCGTCCCCAACGATTGCAAAATGTTGCTAATTCCGGCAATGGGAGATTGACTAAAAGCATTAGCAACCTCAGTAGTTTTATAGTACCAATCAATCCACCAGTGAAAGTTACGTTCGCTAGATGTATATAGTATCGTGGCGATCGCGGTTAGCAGTACTAACAAGGCAAACAAACTCAAATTGACTGAATGCCAATTGACTGAATGTCTAAGTCGGGCAGTGGGCATATTTTATCGAACGCAATCTTCAACATACAGTAAAGGTGGGCGTTGCCCACCCTACTTATGATTAGCCCCCCTTGTGAAGGGGGGTTGGGGGGATCGTGCTGCCCCCTTGTGAAGGGGGGTTGGGGGGATCTAAAACTATGCTAACGAGCGATCGCGCTGCTGTTGATGCTGCAATGCTGCATAAAGCCGATTCAGGGCGTTGACGTATGCCTGGGCAGAAGCAACGATAATGTCTGTATTGGCTGCATGACCGGAATAGACTTTATCTTCGTAGCGCAGTCGGATCGTGACTTCCCCGATTGCATCAATTCCCGCCGTTACGGACTGGACGGAAAATTCGATCAACTGATTGGGGACGTTTACCACCCGATTGATCGCCTTATATATAGCATCTACGGGTCCCGTCCCGATCGCTGCATCGGTTAGTTCTTCACCATCTTGAGTCCGTAAGGTAACAGTTGCCGTCGGACGAGTGCAATCGCCACACGACACTTGGACTAATTCTAGATGAAAGACTTCTGGAGTCGTCTTGATCTCGTCGTTGACAATCGCCTCCAAATCCCAGTCGGAAATATCTTTTTTCTTATCCGCTAAGTCTTTAAATCGCAAGAAAGCTTTGTTTAATTCTGTTTCTGAAAGGTTAAAGCCCAATTCCTGCAAGCGCGAACTAAAAGCATGGCGACCAGAATGTTTGCCTAAAACGATTTGGTTGTTGGTCAAACCAATCGACTCAGCATCCATGATCTCATAGGTGAGCTTATTTTTGAGAATACCATCTTGGTGAATGCCGGATTCGTGAGCGAAAGCATTTGCGCCAACGATTGCCTTATTCGGCTGTACTAGCATTCCTGTCAGGTTGGAAACTAGGCGAGAAGTGCGATAAATCTCCCGCGTATCGATATGAGTTAGCGGTGCTTCTGATTCTGCCGGACGACCTAAAAAGGGGTTAAAGTATTGCCTGCGGACGTGCAGCGCCATCACGACTTCTTCTAGTGCTGTATTTCCAGCCCGTTCGCCAATACCGTTGATTGCGCATTCTAGCTGTCTTGCCCCATTCTTCACGGCTTCGAGAAAGTTAGCAACGGCTAAACCGATGTCATTATGACCGTGAACGGAAATAATAGCGCGGTCGATGTTGGGAACGTTTTCTTTGATGCCTCTAATTAATGCTCCAAATTCGCTAGGAGTCGTGTACCCGACAGTATCGGGGATATTGATAGTCGTTGCCCCAGCCGCGATCGCCCGTTCCAAAACTTGATACAAGTATTCTGGATCGGTGCGGGTAGCATCCATAGTTGAGAATTCCACATCGTCCATGAAAGACTTAGCATAAGCCACCATTTCTTCAGCGATCGCTAAGACTTCGGCTTTCGATTTTTTTAACTGATATTCTAAGTGAATATCTGATGTGGAAATAAATGTATGAATTCTGCCTTTAGCCGCTGGCTTTAAGGCTTCGGCTGCGGCTTTAATGTCAGCTTTGATTGCCCTTGCCAAACTACAAACAATCGGTCCGTCAATCGTCCCGACTTCTTTAGCAACTCTTGTCACTGCTTCAAAATCGCCAGGACTAGCAAAGGCAAAGCCTGCCTCAATCACATCTACTCCCAAGCGAGCTAGTTGACGGGCGATCGCTAATTTTTCATCGACGTTTAGCGTTGCCCCAGGACACTGTTCGCCATCCCGCAACGTAGTATCGAAAATGATGACCCGCTCTGTACCCAATTGATTGTCCATAGATTTTCCAGACACTTATCCCTGTTTTAGCTATTAGTAATCGTATAAAAAACACGCACTCGCGTAGCACGCACCACCTATATTAATAATCAGCTTTTTCAATGGATTCTCTAATATCATTTAGATCGATGTAGCGATCGGTAGCATTCCGTAACTCTCTGGCAATCATTCCTTCTGTAGATACAACTGTAATATGAGTATTTTTTGACCTTAATAATTCTATAGCTCTCTCAAAATCTCCATCACCACTAAATAAAACTACGCGATCGTACTGATCTACTGTATTAAACATATCTACTACAATTTCTATATCTAAGTTCGCTTTTTGCGAATAGCGACCCGAGGTATCGTCGTAGTACTCTTTTAAAATTTTAGTGCGAACGGTGTATCCCAAACTAATGAGTGCATCCCGAAAACCCCTTTGATCTTGAGGATCTTTCAATCCAGTGTACCAAAAGGCGTTAATTAGTACTGTATCTGGTTGTTCTTTCCTAAAGTACTCCAGCACCCTTCTCGGGTCGAAAAACCAACCATTTTTCTGTTGTGCGTAGAACATATTGTTCCCGTCTACAAATATAGACAGACGGTTCATCATAGAACAAGGCATAGAAACTTAATACCTAAAAATTTTCCAAAAACTATTTAACGTCGAATTCTCAATTATAACAATTTTTTATGCATCATTTTAGGAATTGTATGTTATGGATCTCAATCGATTTTACATTTATCCTGCCTAAGTTTTAGTGAGAATCTCGTCTCGGAAGTTAAACCATGCTTGCTAAACCCTTACCAGGTTAGCTTAAGCGCAACACCCATTTTTAACATCTACCTTTAAATTAACTAAATTCGCAGTTCATTTTATCAGTTGGTTGGTAGTTTCCACAGTTCAGACCGAACGTAGTTGTCACTATAGACAGCTGGCGATCGCAGAAATTGCCACATTGCGCGTAAAATTCTCATAAATTTCAATTGGATGAGACGGGTTTTCTCCCTAGATCGGGAACTCTAACTAATAGGGTCAGACAGTCAAAAAAGAAACCAGGGCGAGATCGGTAGAGCTGGGTTGTGTGGTCTAGTGTATGGTAACTAGTCACAACTTGAAAGTTCCCTTGTTGGAAGCTTCTTGTTAACTGTCTCTATCCTCTAACTCCCAGTCTGACATAACTATATGGGACAAGATCGTACACTGTCCGATGTACAAAAGATACCATCGCTGCTTCAGAAGAATCAGTTTTTACGATATTTCCGCTGGGAGCAGCTCTTAGCTGGATTTTGGGGAGTGGCTGCGGCAGTAGCTACAGCCACTAATGGGACATTAGTACAAATGATTGAGTACCAAACCCAGACGCTATTTTTTGAAATTCGGGGCGCTGTTGTACCACCAGAGGATATTGTTATCCTGACAATTGACGAGCAATCTTTATCGATTCCTCAACAATACTATCAAACCAACCCTGAACAATATGCCGCTCTCAAGCCCTTGCAAGCTTGGCCCTGGCAACGACTTGCTTACGCTCAAGCGATCGATCGATTAATGATAGCAGGAGCGCGTGCTGTTGCTTTAGACATAGTCTTTGCATCCCCCAGCAGTTATGGAAGTGCAGACGATCGCGAATTTAGGAGAGTGTTACAACGTTACGCTGGCAGAGTTACTTTAGCAGCAGAGTACGAGCAATCGCAGTTGCGCCAAGGTAGTATCATTCAACTAACCAAACCGATTCGTTTCTTGTGGACGAAGCCAATGTCGGTTGGTTTTGTCAATTTCCCCCTAGAGTTAGATGGTAAAATTCACAGATTTTCTAGCGAATTTCCTTTAAGTTTGGCAACAAAAGATCGGCAGCAATTCGATAATTATGCAGCTATGGGGGTAGAAATGCCCTCTTTTGAGCAAGCGGTGGCATCTTCAATTGGTAATTGTAGGGGCGCACAGCTGTGCGCCCCTACTTCCACTACGGGCGATCGCATTTATTTCTATGGACCTGCGGGGACGTTTGAATATATCCCTTTTTGGCATGTTCTCGATGCCGATAATTGGAACACGTACTTGCAACAGGGGCGTTATTTTCAGAACAAGATTGTGATTGTTGGAGCAACAGCTGCTTCGCTGCAAGACTTTCACAAAACACCTTTTTCCTACAGTTGGTTCTATCCTAAACCAATGCCAGGGGTAGAAATTCAAGCCAATGCGATCGCCACGCGGTTACAGCAAAGAGCGATCGCCTTGGCAATTCCCAATCCTTTTTTCCAGGGGTTGTTGGTGTTGCTATTAGGCGCTGGAACGACAATTTTGCTAGCAAAAGCTCAGCGCCTCAGATCCCAACTGGGATGGACGATCGGCATTGCGATCGCCTGGGGTGGTATCAGTTACGCTGTCTTCACATATCAGTACTCGATCTTACCCACTGCCGTGCCGATGCTAGCAATTATGTTGTGTGGTGGTTCTTACTGGACGATCGGAACGATGAGCGATCGCCGCAGGACAATCCAATTTAAACCTACCGCCACAGAAAATACCACTGTTTTAGAGTCTCCAGAGGCAAACAACCAACAAGACGAGATCCAAAAATTACTGCCACACGAATTAGTCACAGCCGGAAAAATTCTCAGCGGACGCTACCAAATTACTAAAGTTTTAGCTTCGGGTGGATTTAGTGAAACTTACATTGCAGAAGATTTACAACGTCCTGGTAGACCTCTTTGTGTCGTGAAGCGAATGAAACCTGCTAGCAATCATCCCCAGCATTTACAAATGGCTAGCAGGTTGTTTCAACTTGAAGCAGAAACCTTAGAAATTTTAGGTAAACACGACCGAATTCCCCAGTTGCTTGCCTATTTTGAAGAAGGTGAAGAATTCTTTTTAGTCCAAGAGTTGATTAACGGACATCCCCTCAGTTGGGAACTCAAACCTGGCAAGCCTGTGAGCGAAATCGCCGCGATCGCAATTCTGCAAGATTTACTACCAATCCTGGCATTCGTCCACAGGTGCAAGACAATTCACCGCGATATCAAGCCCAGCAACATCATGCGACGGCACTCCGATGGCAAACTCGTCATCATTGATTTTGGTGCTGTCAAGCAAGTTAGCAATCAAATGCTAGCAAATAACGGGCAAACTAACCTGACAGTGAGTATTGGTACTCTAGGTTATGCTCCTGCCGAACAAACCACAGGTCGTGCTTTCTACAGCAGCGATATTTATGCAGTTGGCATGTTGTTAATTAAAGCCTTAACGGGATTTGCACCTCACGAACTTCAACTCGACCCGCAAACGGGTGAAGTGCTTTGGTTAGACAAAGCTGAGGTGAGCCAGGAGTTAGCAACTTTTATCGGTAAAATGGTGCGGTATGATTATACGCAGCGCTATCAATCTGCCTCAGAAGCTCTAGTTGCTCTACAAAATTTAACTGGTATAGAGAATACTGACAATAATAACTTTGGCGATCGCGATGACTTACTAGCTGTTGCCATACCCACAGAAGTTGACTCAGAAGATTTAGAAGCAAGTACGGCATTTTGGCAAGTGGCATCATCTAATACAGTAGGAGCTGTAGAAGAAGTTGATTCATAGCA
It encodes:
- a CDS encoding 2-isopropylmalate synthase, producing the protein MDNQLGTERVIIFDTTLRDGEQCPGATLNVDEKLAIARQLARLGVDVIEAGFAFASPGDFEAVTRVAKEVGTIDGPIVCSLARAIKADIKAAAEALKPAAKGRIHTFISTSDIHLEYQLKKSKAEVLAIAEEMVAYAKSFMDDVEFSTMDATRTDPEYLYQVLERAIAAGATTINIPDTVGYTTPSEFGALIRGIKENVPNIDRAIISVHGHNDIGLAVANFLEAVKNGARQLECAINGIGERAGNTALEEVVMALHVRRQYFNPFLGRPAESEAPLTHIDTREIYRTSRLVSNLTGMLVQPNKAIVGANAFAHESGIHQDGILKNKLTYEIMDAESIGLTNNQIVLGKHSGRHAFSSRLQELGFNLSETELNKAFLRFKDLADKKKDISDWDLEAIVNDEIKTTPEVFHLELVQVSCGDCTRPTATVTLRTQDGEELTDAAIGTGPVDAIYKAINRVVNVPNQLIEFSVQSVTAGIDAIGEVTIRLRYEDKVYSGHAANTDIIVASAQAYVNALNRLYAALQHQQQRDRSLA
- a CDS encoding DUF924 family protein, with the translated sequence MSSEQAKRILDFWFGSPEQASYGKPRQIWFIKKPEFDREVEARFLSDYEQAAAGNLDNWKSSPLSCLALILLLDQFPRNMFRGKPQAFATDWQALSTAEYAIAQGYDRELLPVQRWFIYCPFEHSENLEDQNRSVALFQQLSDDPDSADAITYALRHREVILRFGRFPHRNKILERVSTPEEEEFLQQPGSSF
- a CDS encoding LabA-like NYN domain-containing protein, which codes for MPCSMMNRLSIFVDGNNMFYAQQKNGWFFDPRRVLEYFRKEQPDTVLINAFWYTGLKDPQDQRGFRDALISLGYTVRTKILKEYYDDTSGRYSQKANLDIEIVVDMFNTVDQYDRVVLFSGDGDFERAIELLRSKNTHITVVSTEGMIARELRNATDRYIDLNDIRESIEKADY
- a CDS encoding four helix bundle protein, translating into MANYTPITERTKKFAIRVIKACSFLDDKPGVCRTLSRQLLRSGTSVGANVREAQSAQSDKDFLSKLEIALKEARETEYWLEILIESGMVKLNKFQPLLTEASEIVGILVASTRKLKQK
- a CDS encoding class I SAM-dependent methyltransferase, which encodes MRNERLEREKQFHDAWAAAIDIEGIRVSDYFEACTAPENRFILRQMGDVRGKKILDLGCGAGENSVYFAMKGALCTAADYSPGMVEVALDLAAKNGVKIEGRTMDASALDCPDNSFDFVYAANLLHHLPDPRAAILEMHRVLKPGGKACFWEPLKHNPIINVYRQIATKVRTEDEMPLDINTIDFVKQNFSRTNYDTFWIATLWIFLQFYLIEKVDPNKERYWKKIIIEHQRLAPTYWRLEKWDKLLKKIPGMKRFAWNLAVVATK
- a CDS encoding SRPBCC family protein, with amino-acid sequence MTAMYIGTTIGQTEQTALMRGEILVQTRPHSAWGGAVTACMYLPMQRSQVWQQLTDYPRWVQYFPDVIQSEVLQRGEVKRLYQVARKAFLIFTAQVEIYLNVFEEVQQRIQFRMEKGTFTDFTADLNLQDCGIGTLLTYAVQATPNVPIPSIFIQQAMQFELPENMRKMRQAICKNQ
- a CDS encoding serine/threonine-protein kinase, whose product is MGQDRTLSDVQKIPSLLQKNQFLRYFRWEQLLAGFWGVAAAVATATNGTLVQMIEYQTQTLFFEIRGAVVPPEDIVILTIDEQSLSIPQQYYQTNPEQYAALKPLQAWPWQRLAYAQAIDRLMIAGARAVALDIVFASPSSYGSADDREFRRVLQRYAGRVTLAAEYEQSQLRQGSIIQLTKPIRFLWTKPMSVGFVNFPLELDGKIHRFSSEFPLSLATKDRQQFDNYAAMGVEMPSFEQAVASSIGNCRGAQLCAPTSTTGDRIYFYGPAGTFEYIPFWHVLDADNWNTYLQQGRYFQNKIVIVGATAASLQDFHKTPFSYSWFYPKPMPGVEIQANAIATRLQQRAIALAIPNPFFQGLLVLLLGAGTTILLAKAQRLRSQLGWTIGIAIAWGGISYAVFTYQYSILPTAVPMLAIMLCGGSYWTIGTMSDRRRTIQFKPTATENTTVLESPEANNQQDEIQKLLPHELVTAGKILSGRYQITKVLASGGFSETYIAEDLQRPGRPLCVVKRMKPASNHPQHLQMASRLFQLEAETLEILGKHDRIPQLLAYFEEGEEFFLVQELINGHPLSWELKPGKPVSEIAAIAILQDLLPILAFVHRCKTIHRDIKPSNIMRRHSDGKLVIIDFGAVKQVSNQMLANNGQTNLTVSIGTLGYAPAEQTTGRAFYSSDIYAVGMLLIKALTGFAPHELQLDPQTGEVLWLDKAEVSQELATFIGKMVRYDYTQRYQSASEALVALQNLTGIENTDNNNFGDRDDLLAVAIPTEVDSEDLEASTAFWQVASSNTVGAVEEVDS
- a CDS encoding AAA family ATPase; translation: MPELRAELNRLSEALNQVVVGQAQLVQQLLVAMLAGGHVILEGVPGTGKTLLVKVMAQLIQAEFRRVQLTPDVLPADITGTNILDLNSRSFTLKKGPVFTEVLLADEINRTPPKTQAALLEAMAEQQVTLDGESLPLPELFWAIATQNPLECEGTYPLPEAQLDRFLFKLTVDYPDRQHEKQMLLNSQKGFQSRRLDIAQIEPVANVQLVLQARQEVKSVQVAEPILDYLLALVQRSRQHPDLTLGASPRCAVAWLQTSQAAAWLAGRGYVTPDDVKAVAPPLLRHRLILKPESLLDGIQIETLITNLLNQVSVPR
- a CDS encoding DUF4350 domain-containing protein; translation: MKNLHRRWWLGAIAIAAIVFLSLVTAPNNPSRLGSSYSRSPDGYGAWYAYMQNRGTPVQRWQKPSSELSKQNQITLLRVLSQSNSGLNGTEKQWVERGNTLIILGVRQPVTPADFSTKQQNDELINIKIDTQRRARINQQQRSLLGDRYGAVVWQEKIGEGQVIFCVTPSLAANAYQDYPNNYKYLAQLVTQANRTIWVDEYIHGYRDKEVRERAGERDFLSYLAQRPLAAALFQAAIALFVLILASNRRFGQPVTLTTAIADNSTAYIEALAGVLQKAQASDFVIDTVGNAEQKQLQQALGLGQIPLERQELIQAWVQQTGRSPTELEQLLRLHGQKRRLSDKDLLNWLKQWRTIRSYVKPD